The Patescibacteria group bacterium genome contains the following window.
AATCCATTTGACCTTCGATTAAAAACCCACTCATTGTCTGGAAAATCAAAAGATTGCTTGGCTTTCTGGATTACATATTCTTATCGGGTTAAATTCATTTTTCTCTCTAAGAGAGAAGTTTTGTTTTTAGATGTTGGTACTCACAGGATTTATAAGAGATAACCCCATTAACATTTTTTGTGAGTTTGAATTTATGGAGATTACTTACGACTCAGGAGCTGATGCTTTAAA
Protein-coding sequences here:
- a CDS encoding type II toxin-antitoxin system mRNA interferase toxin, RelE/StbE family, with the translated sequence MKNIIEIKVGSRYKKSFRRLSLRIQKEALQKINIFRVNPFDLRLKTHSLSGKSKDCLAFWITYSYRVKFIFLSKREVLFLDVGTHRIYKR